Sequence from the Triticum urartu cultivar G1812 unplaced genomic scaffold, Tu2.1 TuUngrouped_contig_4606, whole genome shotgun sequence genome:
GCAGGGAAGATCAGAAATTGCACCGATTCTCCAAGAGATTGAAGAGCTCAGTAGCAACTTGGAATTTTTCCAACTGAACTTTATTGGGCGTGGAGCTAATGAAGGGGCACATCTTTGTGCTAAGCAGGCTTCTTCGATTAGAAGGAGATGTTTATGGATCAACTTTGTTCCTAGGTTTCTAGTTGAATGCCTGCAGAATGATTGTAATGCTACTGTTTAATGATAGCTCTTGTTTCGCAAAAAAAAAATAttagatatatagattgatcaTATTAAATGGCACATGGATTAGAAAATCGAGGAGTTCTTATTGTTAAATTGTTTCCTATGCATCTGCCCTTTTTGATAAGTACATTTACTTCTCTCATATATGTTTTTTGCGAGCACTTCTCTCATTTTACGTCTTATTAGTTTACAGAGCTATTTttggttgtagttccatgaccaaTCCTTTCTGGGTTGGAATAGTTTGCTTAACAAAATATACAAATAATGACTGGGTTGATTCCCATGAAAGCACATCTAAGATATTAACAACCATTCAACCAAGGAGATAAACATTTAGTCTCTACAGTACTTATTTAGTGCATGTTCACAGATGAGAGATGACAATGTGATTAGTCTTAACTGGTGCTGGTATTGATACTGGGACACTAAACTTACGATTAACAAGACCACTTATGATCTCAGACGAGTGACCTGCTTATTATAAAACACAACTTAATAGTGCACTAAATACTTGCAAAACAGGAGTACAAAGTTCAAACTCTTGCTAGATCATCCTGCTTGAACACCTCTTTCACACACCAAGATTTAAACTCCGTATATAATCCAGTCGCACATGATATATCCAATGATCGAAATTTGATACAATTCGAATGGAGTTCGTGCGGCGCATCTTTGATCACTCTTATTCAGACACATTTTGCATGATCAACTTTTGTGAAATCACCTCGGCCAAATAACAAGAAACTTCTTTTCAAATCGTTACTTGTTTATTCAGTCTTCTGGCTCTCCCCTTCCATGACTCAGCAGCTTCCCAGTCTGAAGCGATTTGAAGCCACGTTATTCTTATTCTGCATCAACCTAAGCAAAAAACAAATGATGGTAGAATGAGGAAAAGAAACTACAGCTTGTCCTTGGCCTGGTTGTTCATCGTCTTCGTCGCCAATGCGCTCTGCAAATGGAATTCATTTGATTTTCAGGACACAATAATGAAAATACACGCAGAAATCTCACACAAAAATTTAATTGGGATATCTGAAGAACCAGACTGCAGTGTGCAGACATTGTTCTCACCAGAGGAAGACCTTCAGCCGCCCTCTCCAACAGGTGGCTGCAAGGTTTGAAGAACTGGCCATACTTCATCTCCCACTCCGACAGCATCGTGCAAATGCGCCTTGCGCCGATGGAATCCGCCCAGTGCATGATGCCACCCCTGGTTGCATTTCACAATTGGTTTCCTCAGCAGTTCGTCGGCAGTCAGGGAGCTCGACCAATCATCTTATTAGCGTACAAAATTATAAATGATTCGGAGACGGCACCTGTATGGCGGGAAATCCATTCCGAAGATGGAGGCGATGTCGAGGTCAGAGGCCTTGAAGGCAATGCCCTCCCCCAGGACACGGCAGGCTTCGTTGATAACCGGGAACAACACCATCTCTGCTATCGCGCTGTTGTCAAGCTTGAGCAACTGCCACCATGTACAAGAATCATGGTGATTACAAATGGCCATTGGTGTTTCTGATATCTAGCAACATTATGCCTTTAACTGGAATTATGGTGTGCATGGAGAGTAAGAGATCCATTCAGTCCAAATAAATGTATGCACCAGTGAGACAATCTATCTGCCATCAATATTGAAACTAGTTTAGCTTATATCTGTCCACCACATAGTGAGATTTCACCAAAGAGAGCAGGTTAATTTGAAAGCTGCCTTGCTTATTTGACCATCATTCCATCAACACGTACTATCTACAAGCCAACACTAACCTCATGAAGAACCTATTTTTAATGTGTACTGGGAAACATATGTTGgcatttcctcttttttttttctttcacaaACCCTCAAGAAAAGATCATATTGAGAAAGTGAAGAACAAAGGAACGTAGGTAAAAACACTGGAAAGCGAAACCAAACCTCGGGATCAGGTGTGGCTCCTGCAATTCTCCTCGACTCCTCGAGATAGTTCATGATTTCAGGATCAGGGCTCGCCTTCCTCTTACTATCATACCTGTAAAACCCCTTTTGAGAGGCTTCACCTGTGGAACAGAAACAGAAACAAGGAAAGCATACTCACCAATGGGAACCAAGGAAGCGTTGCAAGTTATAAATGATTAGCTTTACCTGTTCTTTTGTCCTCAGTCATGAGAGAAATCAGCATTGACTTGTAGACCCGCTCAGGGAAGTTTTCAAGGTGCTGCATGCCTGTGGCTAGAGCAACTCCAAAACCAACCAGATCTGTCATTCTGCAGAGAAGCTCTTTAAATGAAAATGGTGTGTGATTCAACATGATTTGATCAGCATAAGTGCTTGAGGCAAGCCAAATGATGCTGACAGTCCCACTGATGAGCATTCCCGTTTGAATCGTCGGAATTGAAAGAGATTAGATACCGCAAAAGAGATTTAGTGTTGTCTAAATACCTGAATGGACCAATTGGCATCCCGAATTCAGTACAAGCCTGATCGATCTTGTAAACATCCATTCcatgatcgacaagccatagtGCTGCCTGAGTGTACGGAAAGAACATCCGGTTGACCGCGAAGCCGGTACAGTTTCTGACCACTATTGGTGTCTTCTTGATCTTCTTCCCCACATCCAGCAAGGTGACAACTGCTTGCAAAGAGGCGCGAGGGGTGTGGACTATCTCAAGAAGAGGCATGATATGAGCTGGACTGTCAAAAAAAAGGGAGTGTATCAGGAGGTAGTTCAGGAATCACAACTAAGGAGTTTATTCTGAATCTGATTAGATTTTCCTTACGCGAAGAAGTGTGTGCCAACAATGCGGTCTTGGGAATTTGTCTTCTCTCCGATCAGGTCAAGATCAATGGTGGAAGTGTTGGTGGCAAGAATACAATGGGAAGGACAGTGTTGCTCCAATTCAGCAAAAATCTGCTGCTTCAACTTCACATTCTCTACGACTGTCTGAACAAGCAGCATAAGGATAACCGGGTTAACTAAAATAGCGAAAGCGATATTCCAGCAGGACTCTCTCCTACCATTCTTTGCTTGATGCAGCAGATGTAAGGTAATTAGATATAGAACTTGCCTCGATTGCTAAGTCAACACTCTTGAATTTTTCATAATCGAGGACACCTGTAAGAAGTGAGAGGGTCTTGTCATATTTCTCCTTTGTCATTTTTCCTTTCCTTACACGACTCTGCAAGTTTTCTGATCAAAGTGTTATAGTTAGGCAACCCCTTTCATTTTCTGGTTGGTCTGGACACCAAGATGAAAGAATATTCAGATAGAAAGTGATGAGGTAATGTTAAGCCATCCTCTACCTTTGATCCTGTCAATTCCTGCATTTAGGAATTCCTCGTTGACTTCTTTCAGTATAACAGGATAATGGCTCAGTATCAGCGCGGTTGCGATTCCAGAACCCATAAGTCCACCACCAACAATGGCAACGTTAGATACCTTCCTTGGCATCAAACCTAAGTCTGTGATCCCAGGAACCTGCTGCAATTGATATAAGGCTGGCATTCTACATTATAATATAGCTACAGGTAAGTGGGTACAATTCTGCCCACAACATGCATATCTCATACTCTCATGGCTTCAAACAATGCAACTCAAAAGCATGACATTTTATCTGGAACAGGCACAGTGTTTTTTCCTTGTTCTTTACCTTTGATGTTGCGCGTTGTGAAAAGAACACATGAATCAAGCTTTTACATGTATCTGAGAAAAAGAGTTCCTGAAAAGCCATGGCTTCCTGCATTTGTGTTGCACACAACTCACGTGAAATCTTAAATATAGTTTTCTTGTCAAGCCAAAtattccctccgtcccaaaataagtgtctcaactttgtactaactttagtacaaagttgtactagagctgagacacttattttgggacggagagAGTATTAAACAGTAAAGCAAATCATACCTTCCGAAGCCCGGCTTGTGGCCCTGAAACTATACCTTCTTCGACAGCATCGATACAGACGAATGGATACTGAAGATTGGCAGCCCGCTTCCGAGACTGAACTCTGGCAGAATTGAGGATCTCTCTGGCCAGATCAGGGGATTCAAGCTTGTCAGTTTTGTAGAGGGCTCGGGCCCATGGCCTTTTCGACTCATAGATGTCCAAAGCCCAACGGCGGGCATTATTCAACAAATCGTTAGGTGAAACAACAGCGTCGACCAGACCCAGCTCATGGGCTTCTTCGGCTTTAATTGGCTTCGAGAGCTGGTGAAAATGAGTGTGTTTCAAGGTTTTCAATGTAAGAAGTTAATGTGCAATAGCATATGAAAGAAGTAAATGAACGTACCATCATCATTTCAAGTGCTTTTGTCAGTCCAACAAGGCGGGGAAGGCGCTGTGTTCCTGAAATGTGGGATCGACCAGTGCCAAACACATCGTATAAAGTACAACTCCATGATAGCAGTTCTTCGTATTAATAATTCATAATCTATTGCATGGCATGGTACAAGGAAAAACGGAAGGGAAATAACTTAATTATGTTTTGTGATGCATATGGTAAACTGGAGTGCATAGCATATCACAAGGAACATCAATACATTAACTTTCTCTCCTATATTAGTGTAATCAAGGGAAATCACTGGATCAGCTGCGACATCAAGTATAGATAATAATAGCCTTATTTCTGTAAGAAAATATAAAAGTGACACTACCTCCAAATCCAGGTATTACTCCAAACTGAAGCTCCGTGAGGCCTAATTGAGCATTAGGAGTTGAAATGCGTGCTTGGCATACCTAATAGTAGAATTCAAACTTAGTAAGACTTGTCATTTCAGAACTTCTCTTGTAAGGTGAAGAACTAAGGAAGGAGGTCAACTCTGTACCATGGAAATTTCTAAACCTCCACCAAGAGCAGGGCCATCAATAGCAGCCACTGATGGCTTCCCAGCATCTGACAGAGATAACGCCCATGAAAAATGTATTATGGAACTTTTAAATCTACTAGTCTAATGGTACGTGTATGCCAGAAAGATAGTATTTgagaaaagatgatgaattgctCAAACACCTTCGAAGATATCAGTCATGGCTTCAATCAATATGCAGTGATCCTTTAGCTGCTCCGCTATTAGAAACATATAAATTTTGTATGTCAATGTTGGCATAGTAGGTATGTAGAGACACGGTAAAATGACGATCTCGACAGAAAATTTGCTTAATGGGGGCTAATCGTACGTTTGCGAATATCAGCGAAGGCACTAATATCGAGTCCAGCAGAAAATGACCTTCCACTTCCTGTTAAAAATTCCCACATGAAAGGAAAATTAATTCCACCAAAAAGAATTTCCACACACATCTTTAAAATGATTCACATGAAGGAAAACTGCTACAGAGTAAAAGATGAGAAAAAACCGGCAAGATTATGGTGCGTGCATTTTTTAAGGATTTTTTGAAGTGCACATTATCCACAAAATCATACTTGTATCTTAAACTGTCTATTACCTGTAAGAACAATAGCTTTCACATCATTCCTTCGAAGCACCTCTTCATAGTGCCCTTTCAAGCTAAACAGGACTGAAAATATATGACGAGAAAGATGTTAGGCAAAAGAACTTAAATAATTAATGGCTAATATTCTATGAGGTCTGAAGGAGCAAATAGTTTTCGTGAAACCTGTTGATCTACTTGATAGAAAATTTGCATCTAAATTATCACTAGTCAGTATTCTACTTATTCCCCAAACGTGGAGTATCTGCTTTGAAGATGGATCGATGGAAGACGGCGGCGACGACCTATGAGAGTGCGTTGGACCGGTTTGTGCCCCAAACCTGGTATGTGGCTTGGTTGGGGCCtccggctttagatgttaggcttaggtgagAGGTCTGGATATTCGGCTCACACTTTCTGCACCCTTCATCAATGGATAGGAGTAGCGAAAGATGTTGCCAAGATGACGGCTTCAAACACATTGATATATTAACTTTGTAAGGTCTTTGTGAATAATTCATAAAGTGGCTGCGTGCATTTCCATGGAGAGGCAGGAGGTCATCCTCCTTTAAAAGAAAACTTATTCCCCAAATGTATCTAAGAATTATTCCAAGGACACAGAAGAATGGCAAGTACTAGCAGACAGCCCCTAGGTAAGGAGGCTGTT
This genomic interval carries:
- the LOC125528060 gene encoding glyoxysomal fatty acid beta-oxidation multifunctional protein MFP-a-like isoform X1 — encoded protein: MAKGTTEMEVGSDGVAVIYIANPPVNALSIDVLFSLKGHYEEVLRRNDVKAIVLTGSGRSFSAGLDISAFADIRKPEQLKDHCILIEAMTDIFEDAGKPSVAAIDGPALGGGLEISMVCQARISTPNAQLGLTELQFGVIPGFGGTQRLPRLVGLTKALEMMMLSKPIKAEEAHELGLVDAVVSPNDLLNNARRWALDIYESKRPWARALYKTDKLESPDLAREILNSARVQSRKRAANLQYPFVCIDAVEEGIVSGPQAGLRKEAMAFQELFFSDTCKSLIHVFFSQRATSKQVPGITDLGLMPRKVSNVAIVGGGLMGSGIATALILSHYPVILKEVNEEFLNAGIDRIKENLQSRVRKGKMTKEKYDKTLSLLTGVLDYEKFKSVDLAIETVVENVKLKQQIFAELEQHCPSHCILATNTSTIDLDLIGEKTNSQDRIVGTHFFAPAHIMPLLEIVHTPRASLQAVVTLLDVGKKIKKTPIVVRNCTGFAVNRMFFPYTQAALWLVDHGMDVYKIDQACTEFGMPIGPFRMTDLVGFGVALATGMQHLENFPERVYKSMLISLMTEDKRTGEASQKGFYRYDSKRKASPDPEIMNYLEESRRIAGATPDPELLKLDNSAIAEMVLFPVINEACRVLGEGIAFKASDLDIASIFGMDFPPYRGGIMHWADSIGARRICTMLSEWEMKYGQFFKPCSHLLERAAEGLPLSALATKTMNNQAKDKLLGSC
- the LOC125528060 gene encoding glyoxysomal fatty acid beta-oxidation multifunctional protein MFP-a-like isoform X2, with translation MAKGTTEMEVGSDGVAVIYIANPPVNALSIDVLFSLKGHYEEVLRRNDVKAIVLTGSGRSFSAGLDISAFADIRKPEQLKDHCILIEAMTDIFEDAGKPSVAAIDGPALGGGLEISMVCQARISTPNAQLGLTELQFGVIPGFGGTQRLPRLVGLTKALEMMMLSKPIKAEEAHELGLVDAVVSPNDLLNNARRWALDIYESKRPWARALYKTDKLESPDLAREILNSARVQSRKRAANLQYPFVCIDAVEEGIVSGPQAGLRKEAMAFQELFFSDTCKSLIHVFFSQRATSKVPGITDLGLMPRKVSNVAIVGGGLMGSGIATALILSHYPVILKEVNEEFLNAGIDRIKENLQSRVRKGKMTKEKYDKTLSLLTGVLDYEKFKSVDLAIETVVENVKLKQQIFAELEQHCPSHCILATNTSTIDLDLIGEKTNSQDRIVGTHFFAPAHIMPLLEIVHTPRASLQAVVTLLDVGKKIKKTPIVVRNCTGFAVNRMFFPYTQAALWLVDHGMDVYKIDQACTEFGMPIGPFRMTDLVGFGVALATGMQHLENFPERVYKSMLISLMTEDKRTGEASQKGFYRYDSKRKASPDPEIMNYLEESRRIAGATPDPELLKLDNSAIAEMVLFPVINEACRVLGEGIAFKASDLDIASIFGMDFPPYRGGIMHWADSIGARRICTMLSEWEMKYGQFFKPCSHLLERAAEGLPLSALATKTMNNQAKDKLLGSC
- the LOC125528060 gene encoding glyoxysomal fatty acid beta-oxidation multifunctional protein MFP-a-like isoform X3, whose amino-acid sequence is MAKGTTEMEVGSDGVAVIYIANPPVNALSIDVLFSLKGHYEEVLRRNDVKAIVLTGSGRSFSAGLDISAFADIRKPEQLKDHCILIEAMTDIFEDAGKPSVAAIDGPALGGGLEISMVCQARISTPNAQLGLTELQFGVIPGFGGTQRLPRLVGLTKALEMMMLSKPIKAEEAHELGLVDAVVSPNDLLNNARRWALDIYESKRPWARALYKTDKLESPDLAREILNSARVQSRKRAANLQYPFVCIDAVEEGIVSGPQAGLRKEAMAFQELFFSDTCKSLIHVFFSQRATSKQVPGITDLGLMPRKVSNVAIVGGGLMGSGIATALILSHYPVILKEVNEEFLNAGIDRIKENLQSRVRKGKMTKEKYDKTLSLLTGVLDYEKFKSVDLAIETVVENVKLKQQIFAELEQHCPSHCILATNTSTIDLDLIGEKTNSQDRIVGTHFFAPAHIMPLLEIVHTPRASLQAVVTLLDVGKKIKKTPIVVRNCTGFAVNRMFFPYTQAALWLVDHGMDVYKIDQACTEFGMPIGPFRMTDLVGFGVALATGMQHLENFPERVYKSMLISLMTEDKRTGEASQKGFYRYDSKRKASPDPEIMNYLEESRRIAGATPDPEIDCLTGAYIYLD